From a region of the Drosophila mauritiana strain mau12 chromosome 4, ASM438214v1, whole genome shotgun sequence genome:
- the LOC117146311 gene encoding uncharacterized protein LOC117146311 produces the protein MIIDINPNLTPNKETAVWFDSFQHKCKVSNRTIKKIPSHWNRSNWIVSILWHIYVYRTITIRNSKEREPPCKHSPITDNAEAKLTQVCNKSLKLYKIWFILIVLLPTQHQVSGHGIFRQTSNSKAVFSYYQHKENITFTNSQLKNLENEAKILKTNQHPRIRAKSTAKMGLQNVSESFSKESRDSIYNASSNKYSLINVSQSKNLPQLFNKKLSVQWINTVPIRSRQTRETRDIGLETKRHSKPPKRVDEARLKHLVLKGLGIKKLPDMRKVNISQAEYSSKYIEYLSRLRSNQEKGNSYFNNFMGASFIRDLHFLSITTIEFNDISSKRSRHRRSLKKINRLKQTKKHQSYGDLLRGKQETTNILLHFPLTNAQDANFHHDKIDEANVRLMLLYSSSLATNFRRGPGSRKNKLGHISGKDNIERHCNFGDVNLNQSKKNISQQLTLKVYQLLSANRRRKIASRKIEFGNVGFEETRTQWIELDVTKAVRSWLNKSHENLGIEIQCDKCKSIGARILSDFSSSTPPRSPASSDEHLNLMPVLNIIGHGTLDSQEHGVSDVHHIMLTNNRSDQYVHHRSNHDSAWRKDKWSNNCYKLHQRCCRNQLDVAFKNIKGFEFILQPKVFDAGYCHGRCPPRHNPAHHHALLQSLIWQEDHKLAPRPCCAPSKLEMLEILHVDEDHSDKLKISTWSDMQVVECACS, from the exons ATGATAATAGACATTAATCCAAACTTAACGCCAAATAAGGAAACAGCTGTGTGGTTCGACTCTTTTCAACATAAATGTAAAGTTAGTAACCgtacaataaaaaaaattccaTCGCATTGGAACAGATCCAACTGGATCGTTAGTATTTTGTGGCATATTTATGTTTACCGTACCATAACTATAAGAAACTCTAAAGAACGAGAACCTCCTTGCAAACATTCGCCTATTACTGATAATGCTGAGGCTAAGCTCACCCAAGTTTGTAATAAATCACTAAAGCTTTACAAAATATGGTTTATATTGATTGTATTGTTGCCAACTCAGCATCAAGTCAGTGGCCATGGTATATTCCGCCAAACGTCAAATTCAAAAGCAGTATTTTCATACTATCAGcataaagaaaatattacGTTTACCAATTCGCAGcttaaaaatttagaaaatgaaGCTAAGatactaaaaacaaatcaaCATCCAAGAATCCGAGCCAAATCAACTGCGAAAATGGGTCTTCAAAATGTATCTGAAAGCTTTAGCAAAGAAAGCAGAGACTCAATCTACAATGCcagttcaaataaatatagtcTGATTAATGTAAGCCAGTCAAAAAACTTGCCTCAATTattcaataaaaaattgtCAGTTCAGTGGATAAACACCGTACCAATTCGAAGTAGGCAAACGAGAGAAACTAGGGATATCGGCCTAGAAACTAAGAGACATAGTAAGCCACCAAAAAGAGTAGATGAAGCCAGACTAAAGCACCTCGTTTTAAAGGGCCTTGGAATTAAAAAATTACCAGATATGAGAAAG gTCAATATAAGCCAAGCTGAATATTCAAGCAAATATATAGAATACTTAAGTCGCCTAAGAAGTAACCAGGAGAAGGGCAACAGCTATTTTAACAACTTCATGGGAGCTTCCTTTATAAGAGACCTTCATTTTCTAAGCATTACCACAATCGAATTCAATGACATAAGCAGCAAACGATCGCGCCATAGAAGGTCgcttaaaaaaattaacagGTTAAAGCAAACCAAAAAGCATCAAAGTTATGGAGATTTACTACGTGGCAAACAGGAAACAACAAATATTCTCTTACACTTTCCACTGACAAATGCACAAGACGCAAATTTTCACCATGATAAAATCGACGAGGCCAATGTTAGGCTTATGCTTCTCTATAGCTCATCGTTGGCAACAAATTTCCGACGAGGGCCAGGATCTAGAAAAAATAAGCTCGGTCACATTTCTGGGAAAGATAACATCGAAAGGCACTGTAATTTTGGTGATGTCAATTTGAACCaatctaaaaaaaatattagccAGCAATTAACTTTAAAAGTATATCAACTTCTTTCAGCGAATAGACGAAGAAAGATAGCGTCTCGTAAAATTGAATTTGGAAATGTTGGCTTCGAAGAAACTCGAACACAGTGGATAGAATTGGACGTGACCAAAGCTGTTCGTAGTTGGTTGAACAAAAGCCATGAAAACTTGGGGATAGAAATTCAATGTGATAAATGTAAAAGTATAGGGGCTCGTATATTGAGTGATTTCAGCTCGTCAACACCACCACGCTCGCCCGCCTCAAGCGACGAACACTTAAACCTCATGCCAGTTCTTAATATAATTGGACACGGAACGCTAGATTCCCAAGAGCATGGCGTCTCGGATGTTCACCACATCATGCTGACCAATAATAGAAGCGATCAATACGTGCATCACCGTTCAAACCATGATAGCGCCTGGAGAAAAGATAAGTGGAGCAACAACTGTTACAAATTGCACCAACGATGTTGCAGAAATCAATTGGATGTTGCCTTTAAGAACATTAAGGGATTCGAATTCATTTTGCAGCCGAAGGTATTCGATGCAGGGTACTGCCACGGAAGATGTCCTCCACGTCACAATCCGGCCCACCACCACGCCCTACTGCAAAGTCTAATATGGCAAGAAGATCACAAATTAGCCCCCCGTCCATGCTGTGCACCTTCAAAGCTTGAAATGCTAGAAATATTGCATGTTGACGAAGACCACAGCGACAAGCTAAAAATCTCGACGTGGAGTGATATGCAGGTTGTAGAATGTGCCTGTTCGTAA
- the LOC117146312 gene encoding sodium- and chloride-dependent GABA transporter 1 isoform X2, whose protein sequence is MLYSISLISIGFPFFIFIFLVQTGAVAPPAIPWRRPCRLGLIDPDQEYTYLMCSELLPSTGIPMFFMELALGQMLTIGGLGVFKIAPIFKGIGYAAAVMSCWMNVYYIVILAWAVFYFFMSMRADVPWRTCNNWWNTVNCVSQYERKNLHCWDKIINGTTQKVCSVSALNITSLELTDPVKEFWERRALQISHGIEEIGNIRWELAGTLLLVWILCYFCIWKGVKWTGKVVYFTALFPYVLLTILLVRGITLPGALEGIKFYIIPNFSKLTNSEVWIDAVTQIFFSYGLGLGTLVALGSYNKFTNNVYKDALIVCTVNSSTSMFAGFVIFSVIGFMAHEQQRPVADVAASGPGLAFLVYPSAVLQLPGSPMWSCLFFFMLLLIGLDSQFCTMEGFITAIIDEWPQLLRKRKEIFIAIVCALSYLVGLTCITQGGMYIFQILDSYAVSGFCLLWLIFFECVSISWCYGVDRFYDGIKDMIGYYPTVWWKFCWCVTTPAICLGVFFFNIVQWTPIKYLDYSYPWWAHAFGWFTALSSMLYIPLYMFWLWKRTPGELSEKIRALVRIDEDVTRLREKMLREAYVKEIEFNSL, encoded by the exons ATGCTGTATTCGATTTCCCTGATTTCCATTGGAtttccatttttcattttcatatttctg GTCCAGACGGGGGCAGTAGCCCCCCCTGCAATACCATGGCGACGACCTTGTCGACTAGGCTTGATCGACCCCGATCaagaatatacatatttgaTGTGTTCGGAGTTGCTTCCTTCTACTG GTATTCCAATGTTTTTCATGGAACTAGCTCTTGGTCAAATGTTGACAATTGGTGGACTCGGTGTATTCAAAATTGCGCCCATATTTAAAG GAATTGGgtatgctgctgctgtgatGTCTTGTTGGATGAATGTTTACTATATTGTCATTCTTGCTTGGGCGGTATTTTACTTCTTCATGTCGATGAGAGCAG ATGTCCCTTGGAGAACGTGCAACAATTGGTGGAACACAGTCAACTGTGTCAGTCAATATGAAAGGAAAAATTTGCATTGCTGGGATAAGATTATCAACGGCACCACGCAAAAGGTTTGCTCCGTATCTGCTCTTAACATAACATCTTTAGAACTCACAGATCCAGTCAAAGAATTTTGGGA GCGGCGAGCTCTTCAAATATCGCATGGTATTGAGGAGATTGGAAATATTCGCTGGGAGTTGGCTGGAACTTTATTACTTGTTTGGATCCTCTGCTACTTTTGTATTTGGAAGGGAGTAAAATGGACAGGGAAAGTAGTATATTTTACTGCCTTGTTTCCCTACGTTCTCCTGACGATTCTACTGGTTCGCGGAATTACATTACCTGGCGCTTTGGAGGgcattaaattttatataattccaaACTTTTCAAAGTTGACCAATTCTGAG gTGTGGATCGACGCTGTCACCCAAATATTTTTCTCATACGGGCTTGGACTCGGTACTTTGGTGGCGTTAGGAAGTTACAACAAGTTTACCAATAATGTCTACAA GGACGCGCTTATTGTCTGCACAGTCAATTCTAGCACCAGTATGTTTGCTGGATTCGTAATATTTTCGGTAATAGGATTTATGGCTCACGAGCAACAGCGACCAGTGGCTGATGTAGCCGCATCAGGACCTGGCCTTGCATTTCTTGTTTATCCATCGGCAGTTCTGCAGTTACCAGGGTCTCCAATGTGGTCTTGCCTCTTTTTCTTCATGCTTCTGCTCATTGGATTGGACTCACAGTTTTGTACAATGGAGGGCTTTATCACTGCCATTATTGATGAATGGCCGCAGTTGCTGCGGAAGCGGaaagaaatatttattgcTATTGTATGCGCTCTTAGCTACTTAGTGGGCTTAACCTGTATTACACAA GGTGGCATGTATATCTTTCAAATATTGGATTCATATGCAGTTAGCGGTTTTTGCTTACTGTGGCTCATATTCTTTGAGTGTGTTTCAATATCTTGGTGCTATGGAGTGGATCGATTTTATGACGGAATAAAGGATATGATCGGATACTATCCCACTGTTTGGTGGAAGTTCTGCTGGTGTGTCACAACGCCCGCTATATGCTTG ggAGTGTTTTTCTTCAACATAGTTCAGTGGACTCCTATTAAGTACTTGGACTACAGCTATCCATGGTGGGCGCATGCTTTTGGCTGGTTTACGGCGTTGTCATCAATGCTTTACATACCACTTTACATGTTTTGGTTGTGGAAACGAACTCCTGGTGAATTGAGTGAG aAAATTCGAGCTCTTGTACGGATAGACGAGGATGTAACCCGGTTACGTGAGAAAATGCTGAGAGAAGCTTATGTCAAGGAGATAGAATTTAATTCTTTATAG
- the LOC117146312 gene encoding sodium- and chloride-dependent GABA transporter 1 isoform X3, translated as MATTLSTRLDRPRSRIYIFDVFGVASFYWLESSIYSTSIGYKKCIPMFFMELALGQMLTIGGLGVFKIAPIFKGIGYAAAVMSCWMNVYYIVILAWAVFYFFMSMRADVPWRTCNNWWNTVNCVSQYERKNLHCWDKIINGTTQKVCSVSALNITSLELTDPVKEFWERRALQISHGIEEIGNIRWELAGTLLLVWILCYFCIWKGVKWTGKVVYFTALFPYVLLTILLVRGITLPGALEGIKFYIIPNFSKLTNSEVWIDAVTQIFFSYGLGLGTLVALGSYNKFTNNVYKDALIVCTVNSSTSMFAGFVIFSVIGFMAHEQQRPVADVAASGPGLAFLVYPSAVLQLPGSPMWSCLFFFMLLLIGLDSQFCTMEGFITAIIDEWPQLLRKRKEIFIAIVCALSYLVGLTCITQGGMYIFQILDSYAVSGFCLLWLIFFECVSISWCYGVDRFYDGIKDMIGYYPTVWWKFCWCVTTPAICLGVFFFNIVQWTPIKYLDYSYPWWAHAFGWFTALSSMLYIPLYMFWLWKRTPGELSEKIRALVRIDEDVTRLREKMLREAYVKEIEFNSL; from the exons ATGGCGACGACCTTGTCGACTAGGCTTGATCGACCCCGATCaagaatatacatatttgaTGTGTTCGGAGTTGCTTCCTTCTACTGGTTAGAATCTAGCATATACTCTACGAGTATCGGGTATAAAAAGT GTATTCCAATGTTTTTCATGGAACTAGCTCTTGGTCAAATGTTGACAATTGGTGGACTCGGTGTATTCAAAATTGCGCCCATATTTAAAG GAATTGGgtatgctgctgctgtgatGTCTTGTTGGATGAATGTTTACTATATTGTCATTCTTGCTTGGGCGGTATTTTACTTCTTCATGTCGATGAGAGCAG ATGTCCCTTGGAGAACGTGCAACAATTGGTGGAACACAGTCAACTGTGTCAGTCAATATGAAAGGAAAAATTTGCATTGCTGGGATAAGATTATCAACGGCACCACGCAAAAGGTTTGCTCCGTATCTGCTCTTAACATAACATCTTTAGAACTCACAGATCCAGTCAAAGAATTTTGGGA GCGGCGAGCTCTTCAAATATCGCATGGTATTGAGGAGATTGGAAATATTCGCTGGGAGTTGGCTGGAACTTTATTACTTGTTTGGATCCTCTGCTACTTTTGTATTTGGAAGGGAGTAAAATGGACAGGGAAAGTAGTATATTTTACTGCCTTGTTTCCCTACGTTCTCCTGACGATTCTACTGGTTCGCGGAATTACATTACCTGGCGCTTTGGAGGgcattaaattttatataattccaaACTTTTCAAAGTTGACCAATTCTGAG gTGTGGATCGACGCTGTCACCCAAATATTTTTCTCATACGGGCTTGGACTCGGTACTTTGGTGGCGTTAGGAAGTTACAACAAGTTTACCAATAATGTCTACAA GGACGCGCTTATTGTCTGCACAGTCAATTCTAGCACCAGTATGTTTGCTGGATTCGTAATATTTTCGGTAATAGGATTTATGGCTCACGAGCAACAGCGACCAGTGGCTGATGTAGCCGCATCAGGACCTGGCCTTGCATTTCTTGTTTATCCATCGGCAGTTCTGCAGTTACCAGGGTCTCCAATGTGGTCTTGCCTCTTTTTCTTCATGCTTCTGCTCATTGGATTGGACTCACAGTTTTGTACAATGGAGGGCTTTATCACTGCCATTATTGATGAATGGCCGCAGTTGCTGCGGAAGCGGaaagaaatatttattgcTATTGTATGCGCTCTTAGCTACTTAGTGGGCTTAACCTGTATTACACAA GGTGGCATGTATATCTTTCAAATATTGGATTCATATGCAGTTAGCGGTTTTTGCTTACTGTGGCTCATATTCTTTGAGTGTGTTTCAATATCTTGGTGCTATGGAGTGGATCGATTTTATGACGGAATAAAGGATATGATCGGATACTATCCCACTGTTTGGTGGAAGTTCTGCTGGTGTGTCACAACGCCCGCTATATGCTTG ggAGTGTTTTTCTTCAACATAGTTCAGTGGACTCCTATTAAGTACTTGGACTACAGCTATCCATGGTGGGCGCATGCTTTTGGCTGGTTTACGGCGTTGTCATCAATGCTTTACATACCACTTTACATGTTTTGGTTGTGGAAACGAACTCCTGGTGAATTGAGTGAG aAAATTCGAGCTCTTGTACGGATAGACGAGGATGTAACCCGGTTACGTGAGAAAATGCTGAGAGAAGCTTATGTCAAGGAGATAGAATTTAATTCTTTATAG
- the LOC117146312 gene encoding sodium- and chloride-dependent GABA transporter 1 isoform X4 has product MYTNSASDGDGGGDVRKHESLEMSKELGHTASLQSSPPTTTDTSNKQQLVKIEQLPDRGSWSSKMDFILSVVGLAIGLGNVWRFPYLCYKNGGGAFILPYIITLFLAGIPMFFMELALGQMLTIGGLGVFKIAPIFKGIGYAAAVMSCWMNVYYIVILAWAVFYFFMSMRADVPWRTCNNWWNTVNCVSQYERKNLHCWDKIINGTTQKVCSVSALNITSLELTDPVKEFWERRALQISHGIEEIGNIRWELAGTLLLVWILCYFCIWKGVKWTGKVVYFTALFPYVLLTILLVRGITLPGALEGIKFYIIPNFSKLTNSEGGMYIFQILDSYAVSGFCLLWLIFFECVSISWCYGVDRFYDGIKDMIGYYPTVWWKFCWCVTTPAICLGVFFFNIVQWTPIKYLDYSYPWWAHAFGWFTALSSMLYIPLYMFWLWKRTPGELSEKIRALVRIDEDVTRLREKMLREAYVKEIEFNSL; this is encoded by the exons ATGTACACAAACTCCGCAAGTGATGGTGACGGAGGAGGAGATGTGCGTAAGCACGAATCTCTTGAAATGAGTAAAGAATTGGGCCACACAGCCAGCTTGCAGTCCAGCCCACCTACAACTACGGACACGTCCAATAAACAGCAG tTGGTAAAAATTGAGCAACTCCCCGATCGCGGATCATGGTCTTCCAAAATGGATTTCATACTATCAGTAGTGGGCCTAGCTATAGGTTTGGGAAACGTTTGGCGATTTCCCTATTTGTGCTACAAAAATGGAGGCGGTGCATTTATATTACCATACATTATAACGCTGTTTTTGGCAGGTATTCCAATGTTTTTCATGGAACTAGCTCTTGGTCAAATGTTGACAATTGGTGGACTCGGTGTATTCAAAATTGCGCCCATATTTAAAG GAATTGGgtatgctgctgctgtgatGTCTTGTTGGATGAATGTTTACTATATTGTCATTCTTGCTTGGGCGGTATTTTACTTCTTCATGTCGATGAGAGCAG ATGTCCCTTGGAGAACGTGCAACAATTGGTGGAACACAGTCAACTGTGTCAGTCAATATGAAAGGAAAAATTTGCATTGCTGGGATAAGATTATCAACGGCACCACGCAAAAGGTTTGCTCCGTATCTGCTCTTAACATAACATCTTTAGAACTCACAGATCCAGTCAAAGAATTTTGGGA GCGGCGAGCTCTTCAAATATCGCATGGTATTGAGGAGATTGGAAATATTCGCTGGGAGTTGGCTGGAACTTTATTACTTGTTTGGATCCTCTGCTACTTTTGTATTTGGAAGGGAGTAAAATGGACAGGGAAAGTAGTATATTTTACTGCCTTGTTTCCCTACGTTCTCCTGACGATTCTACTGGTTCGCGGAATTACATTACCTGGCGCTTTGGAGGgcattaaattttatataattccaaACTTTTCAAAGTTGACCAATTCTGAG GGTGGCATGTATATCTTTCAAATATTGGATTCATATGCAGTTAGCGGTTTTTGCTTACTGTGGCTCATATTCTTTGAGTGTGTTTCAATATCTTGGTGCTATGGAGTGGATCGATTTTATGACGGAATAAAGGATATGATCGGATACTATCCCACTGTTTGGTGGAAGTTCTGCTGGTGTGTCACAACGCCCGCTATATGCTTG ggAGTGTTTTTCTTCAACATAGTTCAGTGGACTCCTATTAAGTACTTGGACTACAGCTATCCATGGTGGGCGCATGCTTTTGGCTGGTTTACGGCGTTGTCATCAATGCTTTACATACCACTTTACATGTTTTGGTTGTGGAAACGAACTCCTGGTGAATTGAGTGAG aAAATTCGAGCTCTTGTACGGATAGACGAGGATGTAACCCGGTTACGTGAGAAAATGCTGAGAGAAGCTTATGTCAAGGAGATAGAATTTAATTCTTTATAG
- the LOC117146312 gene encoding sodium- and chloride-dependent GABA transporter 1 isoform X1, translated as MYTNSASDGDGGGDVRKHESLEMSKELGHTASLQSSPPTTTDTSNKQQLVKIEQLPDRGSWSSKMDFILSVVGLAIGLGNVWRFPYLCYKNGGGAFILPYIITLFLAGIPMFFMELALGQMLTIGGLGVFKIAPIFKGIGYAAAVMSCWMNVYYIVILAWAVFYFFMSMRADVPWRTCNNWWNTVNCVSQYERKNLHCWDKIINGTTQKVCSVSALNITSLELTDPVKEFWERRALQISHGIEEIGNIRWELAGTLLLVWILCYFCIWKGVKWTGKVVYFTALFPYVLLTILLVRGITLPGALEGIKFYIIPNFSKLTNSEVWIDAVTQIFFSYGLGLGTLVALGSYNKFTNNVYKDALIVCTVNSSTSMFAGFVIFSVIGFMAHEQQRPVADVAASGPGLAFLVYPSAVLQLPGSPMWSCLFFFMLLLIGLDSQFCTMEGFITAIIDEWPQLLRKRKEIFIAIVCALSYLVGLTCITQGGMYIFQILDSYAVSGFCLLWLIFFECVSISWCYGVDRFYDGIKDMIGYYPTVWWKFCWCVTTPAICLGVFFFNIVQWTPIKYLDYSYPWWAHAFGWFTALSSMLYIPLYMFWLWKRTPGELSEKIRALVRIDEDVTRLREKMLREAYVKEIEFNSL; from the exons ATGTACACAAACTCCGCAAGTGATGGTGACGGAGGAGGAGATGTGCGTAAGCACGAATCTCTTGAAATGAGTAAAGAATTGGGCCACACAGCCAGCTTGCAGTCCAGCCCACCTACAACTACGGACACGTCCAATAAACAGCAG tTGGTAAAAATTGAGCAACTCCCCGATCGCGGATCATGGTCTTCCAAAATGGATTTCATACTATCAGTAGTGGGCCTAGCTATAGGTTTGGGAAACGTTTGGCGATTTCCCTATTTGTGCTACAAAAATGGAGGCGGTGCATTTATATTACCATACATTATAACGCTGTTTTTGGCAGGTATTCCAATGTTTTTCATGGAACTAGCTCTTGGTCAAATGTTGACAATTGGTGGACTCGGTGTATTCAAAATTGCGCCCATATTTAAAG GAATTGGgtatgctgctgctgtgatGTCTTGTTGGATGAATGTTTACTATATTGTCATTCTTGCTTGGGCGGTATTTTACTTCTTCATGTCGATGAGAGCAG ATGTCCCTTGGAGAACGTGCAACAATTGGTGGAACACAGTCAACTGTGTCAGTCAATATGAAAGGAAAAATTTGCATTGCTGGGATAAGATTATCAACGGCACCACGCAAAAGGTTTGCTCCGTATCTGCTCTTAACATAACATCTTTAGAACTCACAGATCCAGTCAAAGAATTTTGGGA GCGGCGAGCTCTTCAAATATCGCATGGTATTGAGGAGATTGGAAATATTCGCTGGGAGTTGGCTGGAACTTTATTACTTGTTTGGATCCTCTGCTACTTTTGTATTTGGAAGGGAGTAAAATGGACAGGGAAAGTAGTATATTTTACTGCCTTGTTTCCCTACGTTCTCCTGACGATTCTACTGGTTCGCGGAATTACATTACCTGGCGCTTTGGAGGgcattaaattttatataattccaaACTTTTCAAAGTTGACCAATTCTGAG gTGTGGATCGACGCTGTCACCCAAATATTTTTCTCATACGGGCTTGGACTCGGTACTTTGGTGGCGTTAGGAAGTTACAACAAGTTTACCAATAATGTCTACAA GGACGCGCTTATTGTCTGCACAGTCAATTCTAGCACCAGTATGTTTGCTGGATTCGTAATATTTTCGGTAATAGGATTTATGGCTCACGAGCAACAGCGACCAGTGGCTGATGTAGCCGCATCAGGACCTGGCCTTGCATTTCTTGTTTATCCATCGGCAGTTCTGCAGTTACCAGGGTCTCCAATGTGGTCTTGCCTCTTTTTCTTCATGCTTCTGCTCATTGGATTGGACTCACAGTTTTGTACAATGGAGGGCTTTATCACTGCCATTATTGATGAATGGCCGCAGTTGCTGCGGAAGCGGaaagaaatatttattgcTATTGTATGCGCTCTTAGCTACTTAGTGGGCTTAACCTGTATTACACAA GGTGGCATGTATATCTTTCAAATATTGGATTCATATGCAGTTAGCGGTTTTTGCTTACTGTGGCTCATATTCTTTGAGTGTGTTTCAATATCTTGGTGCTATGGAGTGGATCGATTTTATGACGGAATAAAGGATATGATCGGATACTATCCCACTGTTTGGTGGAAGTTCTGCTGGTGTGTCACAACGCCCGCTATATGCTTG ggAGTGTTTTTCTTCAACATAGTTCAGTGGACTCCTATTAAGTACTTGGACTACAGCTATCCATGGTGGGCGCATGCTTTTGGCTGGTTTACGGCGTTGTCATCAATGCTTTACATACCACTTTACATGTTTTGGTTGTGGAAACGAACTCCTGGTGAATTGAGTGAG aAAATTCGAGCTCTTGTACGGATAGACGAGGATGTAACCCGGTTACGTGAGAAAATGCTGAGAGAAGCTTATGTCAAGGAGATAGAATTTAATTCTTTATAG
- the LOC117146312 gene encoding sodium- and chloride-dependent GABA transporter 1 isoform X5 yields MYTNSASDGDGGGDVRKHESLEMSKELGHTASLQSSPPTTTDTSNKQQLVKIEQLPDRGSWSSKMDFILSVVGLAIGLGNVWRFPYLCYKNGGGAFILPYIITLFLAGIPMFFMELALGQMLTIGGLGVFKIAPIFKGIGYAAAVMSCWMNVYYIVILAWAVFYFFMSMRADVPWRTCNNWWNTVNCVSQYERKNLHCWDKIINGTTQKVCSVSALNITSLELTDPVKEFWERRALQISHGIEEIGNIRWELAGTLLLVWILCYFCIWKGVKWTGKVVYFTALFPYVLLTILLVRGITLPGALEGIKFYIIPNFSKLTNSEVWIDAVTQIFFSYGLGLGTLVALGSYNKFTNNVYKDALIVCTVNSSTSMFAGFVIFSVIGFMAHEQQRPVADVAASGPGLAFLVYPSAVLQLPGSPMWSCLFFFMLLLIGLDSQFCTMEGFITAIIDEWPQLLRKRKEIFIAIVCALSYLVGLTCITQLAVFAYCGSYSLSVFQYLGAMEWIDFMTE; encoded by the exons ATGTACACAAACTCCGCAAGTGATGGTGACGGAGGAGGAGATGTGCGTAAGCACGAATCTCTTGAAATGAGTAAAGAATTGGGCCACACAGCCAGCTTGCAGTCCAGCCCACCTACAACTACGGACACGTCCAATAAACAGCAG tTGGTAAAAATTGAGCAACTCCCCGATCGCGGATCATGGTCTTCCAAAATGGATTTCATACTATCAGTAGTGGGCCTAGCTATAGGTTTGGGAAACGTTTGGCGATTTCCCTATTTGTGCTACAAAAATGGAGGCGGTGCATTTATATTACCATACATTATAACGCTGTTTTTGGCAGGTATTCCAATGTTTTTCATGGAACTAGCTCTTGGTCAAATGTTGACAATTGGTGGACTCGGTGTATTCAAAATTGCGCCCATATTTAAAG GAATTGGgtatgctgctgctgtgatGTCTTGTTGGATGAATGTTTACTATATTGTCATTCTTGCTTGGGCGGTATTTTACTTCTTCATGTCGATGAGAGCAG ATGTCCCTTGGAGAACGTGCAACAATTGGTGGAACACAGTCAACTGTGTCAGTCAATATGAAAGGAAAAATTTGCATTGCTGGGATAAGATTATCAACGGCACCACGCAAAAGGTTTGCTCCGTATCTGCTCTTAACATAACATCTTTAGAACTCACAGATCCAGTCAAAGAATTTTGGGA GCGGCGAGCTCTTCAAATATCGCATGGTATTGAGGAGATTGGAAATATTCGCTGGGAGTTGGCTGGAACTTTATTACTTGTTTGGATCCTCTGCTACTTTTGTATTTGGAAGGGAGTAAAATGGACAGGGAAAGTAGTATATTTTACTGCCTTGTTTCCCTACGTTCTCCTGACGATTCTACTGGTTCGCGGAATTACATTACCTGGCGCTTTGGAGGgcattaaattttatataattccaaACTTTTCAAAGTTGACCAATTCTGAG gTGTGGATCGACGCTGTCACCCAAATATTTTTCTCATACGGGCTTGGACTCGGTACTTTGGTGGCGTTAGGAAGTTACAACAAGTTTACCAATAATGTCTACAA GGACGCGCTTATTGTCTGCACAGTCAATTCTAGCACCAGTATGTTTGCTGGATTCGTAATATTTTCGGTAATAGGATTTATGGCTCACGAGCAACAGCGACCAGTGGCTGATGTAGCCGCATCAGGACCTGGCCTTGCATTTCTTGTTTATCCATCGGCAGTTCTGCAGTTACCAGGGTCTCCAATGTGGTCTTGCCTCTTTTTCTTCATGCTTCTGCTCATTGGATTGGACTCACAGTTTTGTACAATGGAGGGCTTTATCACTGCCATTATTGATGAATGGCCGCAGTTGCTGCGGAAGCGGaaagaaatatttattgcTATTGTATGCGCTCTTAGCTACTTAGTGGGCTTAACCTGTATTACACAA TTAGCGGTTTTTGCTTACTGTGGCTCATATTCTTTGAGTGTGTTTCAATATCTTGGTGCTATGGAGTGGATCGATTTTATGACGGAATAA